The proteins below come from a single Pedobacter aquae genomic window:
- a CDS encoding sodium-translocating pyrophosphatase, producing MDFLQTNLIYVVPILGLIGILVMITKSIWVSKQPSGDEKMTELAGYIADGAMAFLKAEWRVLSIFVLFAGILLAYSGSIHEVNGKEIHSSWIISIAFVIGAVFSATAGYIGMRVATKANVRTTHAARTSLKQALKVSFTGGTVMGLGVAGLAVLGLGGLFIIFLSIFADLGEHTVKTAIEVLTGFSLGAESIALFARVGGGIYTKAADVGADLVGKVEAGIPEDDVRNPATIADNVGDNVGDVAGMGADLFGSYVATILATMVLGQEIIVKDNFGGMSPILLPMVICGLGIIFSIIGTWFVTIKDENSNVQNALNLGNWSSIVITGIASYFIVMWMLPETLSLRGYDFSSINVFYAIIVGLVVGTIMSIVTEYYTAMGKAPVDSIVQQSSTGHATNIIAGLSVGMKSTVIPILVLAAGIMTSYYFAGLYGVAIAAAGMMATTAMQLAIDAFGPIADNAGGIAEMSQLPPEVRERTDNLDAVGNTTAATGKGFAIASAALTSLALFAAFVGIAGIDAIDIYKAPVLAGLFVGGMIPFIFSALCIQAVGRAAMDMVQEVRRQFREIPGIMEYKAKPEYEKCVAISTKASIREMMLPGAIALVTPVLVGFVFGPEVLGGLLAGVTVSGVLMGIFQSNAGGAWDNAKKSFEKGVLINGEMYYKKSEPHKASVTGDTVGDPFKDTSGPSMNILIKLMSIVSLVIAPYIAVNATQPTVQVKAKTEHCQTAMKSGEVKACCAKPGMADRFKQK from the coding sequence ATGGACTTCTTACAAACTAATTTAATTTATGTTGTACCAATATTAGGACTTATTGGTATCCTCGTGATGATTACCAAATCCATTTGGGTATCTAAACAACCATCAGGAGATGAAAAAATGACCGAACTTGCAGGCTACATAGCAGACGGTGCTATGGCATTCTTAAAAGCCGAGTGGAGAGTATTAAGCATCTTCGTATTATTTGCAGGTATTCTTTTAGCATACTCGGGCTCTATACATGAAGTTAACGGAAAAGAAATACACTCTAGCTGGATCATTTCTATAGCCTTTGTTATTGGTGCAGTTTTTTCTGCAACAGCAGGTTATATAGGTATGCGTGTAGCTACAAAAGCAAACGTAAGAACAACACATGCTGCCCGTACTAGCTTAAAACAAGCTTTAAAAGTTTCTTTTACAGGTGGTACCGTAATGGGTTTAGGCGTTGCTGGCTTAGCAGTTTTAGGTTTAGGAGGCTTATTCATCATTTTCCTTTCTATTTTTGCTGATTTAGGTGAGCATACCGTAAAAACCGCTATTGAAGTGCTAACAGGTTTCTCTTTAGGTGCAGAATCTATTGCGCTTTTTGCCCGTGTTGGTGGTGGTATTTATACCAAAGCTGCCGATGTTGGTGCAGATTTAGTTGGTAAAGTAGAAGCCGGAATCCCCGAAGACGATGTACGTAACCCCGCAACCATTGCAGATAACGTAGGCGATAACGTGGGTGATGTTGCTGGTATGGGTGCAGATTTATTTGGCTCTTACGTAGCAACTATCTTAGCAACCATGGTATTAGGACAAGAAATCATTGTTAAAGATAATTTCGGTGGCATGTCTCCCATATTATTACCTATGGTCATTTGTGGTTTAGGTATTATCTTCTCTATCATTGGAACTTGGTTTGTAACCATTAAAGATGAAAATTCAAACGTACAAAACGCCTTAAACTTAGGTAATTGGTCATCTATTGTGATAACCGGAATAGCTTCTTATTTTATTGTGATGTGGATGTTACCAGAAACCCTAAGCTTAAGAGGTTACGATTTTTCTAGCATCAATGTATTTTACGCCATCATTGTAGGTTTAGTGGTAGGTACTATCATGAGTATCGTTACCGAATATTACACTGCTATGGGTAAAGCTCCGGTAGACTCTATTGTACAACAATCGTCAACCGGACATGCAACCAATATCATCGCTGGTTTATCAGTAGGTATGAAATCTACCGTAATCCCAATTTTGGTATTAGCAGCTGGTATCATGACATCTTATTACTTCGCTGGTTTATATGGTGTAGCAATTGCAGCTGCCGGTATGATGGCTACTACAGCCATGCAATTAGCTATTGATGCCTTCGGACCAATTGCTGATAACGCTGGTGGTATAGCAGAAATGAGCCAATTACCTCCAGAAGTACGTGAGCGTACTGATAATTTAGATGCCGTAGGTAATACCACCGCAGCAACCGGAAAAGGCTTTGCTATTGCTTCTGCCGCACTTACCTCATTAGCGCTTTTTGCAGCTTTTGTGGGCATAGCGGGTATAGATGCTATAGATATTTACAAAGCACCAGTTTTAGCTGGTTTATTTGTTGGTGGGATGATTCCTTTCATCTTCTCTGCCCTATGTATACAAGCTGTAGGAAGAGCCGCTATGGATATGGTGCAAGAAGTACGCAGACAATTCCGCGAAATACCAGGCATTATGGAATATAAAGCCAAGCCCGAGTATGAAAAATGCGTTGCCATATCTACCAAAGCCTCTATCCGCGAAATGATGTTACCAGGTGCTATCGCATTGGTTACCCCAGTTTTGGTAGGTTTCGTCTTCGGACCAGAAGTATTAGGAGGTTTGTTAGCCGGTGTAACTGTATCTGGTGTGTTAATGGGTATTTTCCAATCTAACGCAGGTGGTGCATGGGATAACGCTAAAAAATCTTTCGAGAAAGGTGTTTTAATTAATGGCGAGATGTATTACAAAAAATCAGAACCACATAAAGCTTCAGTAACTGGAGATACCGTGGGCGATCCTTTTAAAGATACCTCTGGCCCATCTATGAACATCTTAATCAAATTAATGTCTATTGTATCTTTGGTGATAGCACCATACATAGCCGTTAACGCTACCCAACCAACAGTACAGGTTAAAGCCAAAACAGAGCATTGCCAAACCGCTATGAAAAGTGGCGAAGTAAAAGCATGCTGTGCAAAACCTGGCATGGCTGATAGGTTTAAGCAGAAGTAA
- a CDS encoding TlpA family protein disulfide reductase: MKKKLLIVAIAFANAKGFAQTETPKTNAPAVTREIIVVDSTGMPYSTEYWNKAVKSGKYKLERMYEMGQQPKFLLKQRTEEELDERLEKSLRPRLSTCFKDGDTFKYSNLTDITGKKIAAKDLVGKILVINFWFIACPPCRQEIPELNDLVKKFANEKDVVFIAIALDKAEQIENFLKLIPFNYSQVPDARYYAEKFGVTQYPTHVIIDRSAKVSYHAVGGGAVNTYWLKKTIKGLL; encoded by the coding sequence ATGAAAAAAAAATTATTAATTGTAGCGATAGCTTTTGCTAACGCTAAAGGATTTGCGCAAACCGAAACACCAAAAACTAATGCGCCTGCTGTTACCAGAGAAATTATTGTAGTAGATTCTACAGGCATGCCTTATTCTACAGAATATTGGAATAAAGCAGTAAAATCAGGTAAATATAAATTAGAGCGCATGTATGAGATGGGGCAGCAACCCAAATTTTTACTGAAGCAGCGAACAGAGGAAGAACTAGATGAGAGGTTAGAGAAATCTCTAAGACCCCGCTTAAGTACTTGTTTTAAAGATGGAGACACCTTTAAATATTCTAATTTAACAGATATCACAGGTAAGAAAATAGCTGCTAAAGATTTAGTAGGGAAGATATTGGTTATCAATTTTTGGTTTATCGCTTGTCCGCCTTGCAGGCAAGAAATACCAGAGTTGAATGATTTGGTTAAGAAATTTGCCAATGAAAAGGATGTAGTTTTTATAGCCATTGCTTTAGATAAAGCTGAGCAAATAGAAAACTTCCTAAAACTAATTCCTTTTAATTATAGCCAAGTTCCGGATGCGAGGTATTATGCTGAGAAATTTGGCGTTACTCAATATCCCACCCACGTTATTATAGATAGAAGCGCTAAAGTAAGTTATCATGCTGTAGGCGGTGGTGCGGTTAATACTTATTGGTTAAAGAAAACCATCAAAGGCTTATTATAA
- a CDS encoding carbon-nitrogen hydrolase → MNKNVKVGMVQMSCTSNKQENLDKAIQKVREAAAKGAQIICLQELFTSLYFCDVEDYDNFKLAESIPGPSTDALQKVAAELGVVIIASLFEKRAEGLYHNTTAVLDADGAYLGKYRKMHIPDDPGFYEKFYFTPGDLGYKVFKTKFATIGVLICWDQWYPEAARITALMGAEILFYPTAIGWANTQDEATNTEQYNAWQTIQRSHAVANGVHVVSVNRVGEEAGLRFWGGSFISNPFGSLIYKASHDDEEIIVEELDLAKSDNYRTHWPFLRDRRIDSYQPIVKRYIDED, encoded by the coding sequence ATGAATAAAAATGTAAAAGTGGGTATGGTACAGATGTCTTGCACTTCAAATAAGCAAGAAAATCTAGATAAAGCCATCCAAAAAGTTAGAGAAGCTGCAGCAAAAGGCGCTCAAATTATTTGTTTACAAGAACTTTTTACGTCCCTATATTTTTGTGATGTAGAAGATTATGATAATTTCAAACTGGCAGAAAGCATTCCAGGGCCTTCTACAGATGCCTTGCAAAAAGTAGCTGCCGAGCTTGGTGTGGTTATCATAGCTTCTTTATTTGAGAAAAGAGCAGAAGGTTTATACCATAATACAACAGCAGTTTTAGATGCAGATGGTGCTTATTTAGGTAAATACCGTAAAATGCATATTCCGGATGACCCTGGCTTTTACGAGAAATTTTATTTTACTCCTGGAGATTTAGGTTACAAAGTTTTCAAAACCAAATTTGCTACTATTGGAGTTTTAATCTGTTGGGATCAATGGTATCCAGAAGCGGCTAGGATTACCGCTTTAATGGGAGCAGAAATTTTATTTTACCCTACCGCAATTGGTTGGGCTAATACCCAAGACGAAGCAACTAATACCGAGCAATATAACGCTTGGCAAACCATACAACGTTCTCATGCTGTAGCTAATGGTGTACATGTGGTAAGTGTAAACAGGGTAGGTGAAGAAGCTGGTTTAAGATTTTGGGGAGGTTCTTTTATCTCTAACCCTTTCGGGAGCTTAATTTATAAAGCTTCACATGATGATGAAGAAATTATTGTAGAAGAATTAGATTTGGCAAAATCAGATAATTACAGAACACATTGGCCTTTCTTACGCGACAGAAGAATTGATTCTTACCAACCCATTGTGAAAAGGTATATTGATGAAGATTGA
- a CDS encoding four helix bundle protein produces the protein MAFKFESLKVWQKAIDLSVAIDLLTKSFPKEELYILTSQMKRACDSISLNIAEGSTNQSNAEFARFLSYAIRSNIEVVSCLHLAIKREIMNQGDFDSIYKQCEEIHAMLIALKKSLK, from the coding sequence ATGGCATTTAAATTCGAAAGTCTTAAAGTTTGGCAAAAAGCCATCGACTTGTCGGTAGCTATTGATTTACTTACAAAATCTTTTCCTAAAGAAGAATTGTATATCCTAACCTCACAAATGAAAAGAGCTTGTGATTCAATTTCTTTGAATATAGCCGAGGGAAGTACAAACCAATCTAATGCAGAGTTTGCAAGATTTTTATCATATGCTATTCGTTCAAATATAGAGGTTGTCAGTTGTCTTCACTTAGCAATAAAAAGAGAGATTATGAATCAAGGTGATTTTGATTCTATTTATAAACAGTGTGAAGAGATTCATGCTATGCTTATTGCATTAAAGAAATCATTAAAATGA
- a CDS encoding agmatine deiminase family protein — MKYSASQQTDNSKLSTQGDNTSVPTNQRTADGRLSTHLKGYSFPPEWAPHEATWLSWPHKEASWPGKIDMIYPRYAEFIKYLALSEKVRINVKDEAMKAFALKHIEAAGADLSQIEFYFNPSNDAWCRDHGPAFLINPNAAQKKVIVDWGFNAWGGKYPPFDLDDVIPTKIAEHFNIPVYHPGIIMEGGSVEFNGAGTILTSRSCLLNENRNPHLNQEQIEQYLKDYYGAQQILWVSDGIVGDDTDGHIDDTVRFVNENTVLTVVEDNPEDENYELLQTNLRELKEMRLLNGDALNIIELPMPDAVIFEDTRLPASYANFYISNGHVIVPTYRCDKDKIALEIIAKCFPDRETIGIDSTDIIWGLGSFHCLSQQEPLV; from the coding sequence ATGAAATATTCAGCAAGCCAGCAGACCGATAATAGCAAACTGTCGACTCAAGGTGACAATACAAGTGTCCCAACCAATCAGCGGACAGCGGACGGCAGACTTTCAACTCACTTGAAAGGCTACTCTTTCCCACCAGAGTGGGCGCCACATGAAGCAACATGGCTTTCTTGGCCGCATAAGGAAGCAAGTTGGCCGGGTAAAATAGATATGATTTATCCTAGATATGCGGAGTTTATCAAATATTTAGCGCTTTCTGAAAAAGTTAGAATAAATGTAAAAGACGAAGCAATGAAAGCTTTTGCGTTAAAGCATATTGAGGCCGCTGGGGCTGATTTATCGCAAATAGAGTTTTATTTTAATCCTAGTAACGATGCTTGGTGCCGAGATCATGGTCCGGCTTTCTTGATAAACCCAAATGCGGCTCAAAAGAAAGTTATTGTTGATTGGGGATTTAATGCTTGGGGTGGTAAATATCCTCCTTTTGATTTGGATGATGTTATCCCAACTAAAATAGCCGAGCATTTTAATATTCCTGTTTATCATCCTGGTATCATTATGGAAGGTGGCTCAGTAGAATTTAATGGTGCTGGCACTATCTTAACTTCTAGAAGTTGCTTGTTAAATGAGAATAGAAATCCACATCTTAACCAAGAACAAATAGAACAATACCTAAAAGATTATTATGGTGCCCAGCAAATTTTATGGGTTAGCGATGGTATAGTTGGGGATGATACCGACGGACATATTGATGATACAGTAAGATTCGTGAATGAAAATACCGTTTTAACTGTTGTTGAGGATAATCCGGAAGATGAAAACTACGAACTCTTGCAAACCAATTTAAGAGAATTGAAAGAGATGCGTTTACTAAATGGAGATGCACTTAATATCATAGAATTGCCTATGCCAGATGCTGTTATTTTTGAAGATACGCGTTTACCTGCCTCATATGCTAATTTTTATATCAGCAATGGCCATGTGATAGTACCAACTTACCGTTGCGATAAAGATAAAATTGCTTTAGAAATTATAGCTAAATGCTTTCCTGATAGAGAAACTATTGGGATAGATTCAACAGATATCATTTGGGGGCTGGGAAGTTTCCATTGTTTAAGTCAGCAAGAGCCCTTGGTTTAA
- a CDS encoding M48 family metallopeptidase: protein MNKTIKILSVAALTALFTACSTVPLTGRRQANLVSDTEMNQMAAQGYREFLSDPKNRVINNTAESRKVKDIGNKIAAAVTKYMNDNGYGNQIAGFQWEFNLVQSPDINAWCMPGGKVAVYTGILPVTLTDAGLATVMGHEIAHAIAKHSSERYSQTMIAQGLGTLAGAAVTKSEAGYGVFQQVFGIGAQAGVLLPNSRRQESEADRLGLTFMAMAGYDPASAIDFWQRMAAKSNGQKPPEFLSTHPSDATRINDIKKYLPEAAAYYRK, encoded by the coding sequence ATGAACAAAACCATCAAAATTTTATCTGTAGCTGCATTAACAGCGCTTTTTACCGCTTGTTCTACAGTTCCTTTAACAGGAAGAAGACAAGCAAATTTGGTAAGCGATACTGAAATGAATCAAATGGCGGCACAAGGCTACCGCGAATTCCTATCTGACCCAAAAAACAGAGTTATTAACAACACCGCAGAAAGCAGAAAAGTTAAAGACATTGGGAATAAAATAGCAGCCGCCGTAACCAAATACATGAATGATAATGGTTATGGAAACCAAATTGCTGGCTTTCAATGGGAATTTAACCTAGTTCAAAGTCCTGATATTAATGCTTGGTGTATGCCAGGTGGTAAAGTAGCTGTTTACACAGGCATTTTACCTGTTACTTTAACAGATGCTGGTTTAGCTACCGTTATGGGGCATGAAATTGCTCATGCTATTGCGAAACATTCTAGCGAACGTTACTCGCAAACCATGATTGCGCAAGGCTTAGGTACCTTAGCAGGTGCTGCCGTAACAAAATCAGAAGCCGGATACGGTGTTTTTCAACAAGTTTTTGGTATTGGCGCACAAGCCGGAGTTTTATTACCAAACTCTAGAAGACAAGAATCTGAAGCTGATAGATTGGGCTTAACTTTTATGGCTATGGCCGGATATGACCCTGCTAGCGCTATAGATTTTTGGCAAAGAATGGCTGCTAAAAGTAATGGTCAAAAACCACCTGAATTTTTAAGCACCCACCCAAGTGATGCTACCCGTATTAATGATATTAAAAAATATCTGCCAGAAGCAGCAGCTTATTACAGAAAGTAA
- the plsY gene encoding glycerol-3-phosphate 1-O-acyltransferase PlsY: MISIYSIGAILLAYLFGSIPSAVWIGQAFYGIDVREYGSGNAGATNTFRVLGKKAGIPVMIIDILKGWTATNLAFFIGLSVTGPEHSVQYVNYQLALGIVAVMGHLFPVFAGFRGGKGIATLFGMILAVHLPAALLCVLVFTVVLLVSKYVSLSSISAGFTFPLSVIFVYQVSVKAIVIYGMCICVLILVTHQKNIERLLRGRESKVNLFKKK; this comes from the coding sequence ATGATATCAATATACTCTATAGGAGCAATATTATTAGCTTATCTTTTTGGTTCTATCCCCTCTGCAGTTTGGATAGGGCAGGCTTTTTATGGGATAGACGTTAGAGAATATGGCAGTGGTAATGCTGGCGCTACCAATACTTTTAGGGTATTAGGTAAAAAAGCAGGTATTCCTGTCATGATTATCGATATACTTAAAGGCTGGACAGCCACAAATCTTGCCTTTTTTATTGGACTATCTGTAACCGGACCAGAGCATTCTGTACAATATGTTAATTACCAATTAGCTTTAGGTATAGTTGCTGTAATGGGACATCTTTTTCCTGTTTTCGCAGGTTTTAGAGGCGGTAAAGGTATTGCAACCCTCTTTGGTATGATTTTAGCCGTTCACCTGCCAGCAGCATTGCTTTGTGTTCTGGTTTTTACAGTTGTACTTTTAGTGAGTAAATACGTATCATTAAGTTCTATTTCGGCAGGTTTTACCTTCCCTTTGAGTGTTATTTTCGTATATCAGGTATCTGTTAAAGCCATTGTTATTTACGGGATGTGTATTTGTGTGTTGATACTGGTTACACATCAGAAAAACATAGAACGCCTATTACGAGGCAGAGAATCCAAAGTTAATCTGTTCAAGAAAAAGTAA
- the nadC gene encoding carboxylating nicotinate-nucleotide diphosphorylase translates to MELDKEIIGTFIKAALLEDIGDGDHTSLSTIPVDAQGKAKLLIKDEGVVAGVEVALEIFKEVDADLTVEVFIKDGEKVKHGDIVLVVSGNVRSILVAERLVLNTMQRMSGIATTTNQIVEKLKGSLTKVLDTRKTTPNLRYLEKLAVKIGGGVNHRFGLYDMILIKDNHVDYAGGIKNAIQAAQSYIKQHQKKLQIEVEVRNIKELEEVLACGGIDRILLDNFGFDDLKAAVKLVNKSVLTEASGGITPENAIDYAKCGVDYISMGALTHSVKSLDMSLKALIS, encoded by the coding sequence ATGGAATTGGATAAAGAAATTATCGGAACATTTATAAAAGCAGCTTTACTTGAGGATATTGGAGACGGAGACCATACTTCTTTATCAACTATCCCGGTAGATGCACAAGGGAAAGCTAAGCTTTTAATTAAAGATGAAGGAGTTGTAGCTGGTGTTGAAGTTGCCTTAGAAATTTTTAAAGAAGTTGATGCAGATTTAACCGTAGAAGTTTTCATAAAAGATGGCGAAAAGGTTAAACATGGAGATATTGTTTTAGTTGTAAGCGGAAATGTACGCTCTATTTTGGTGGCCGAAAGATTGGTTTTAAACACCATGCAAAGAATGAGCGGTATAGCTACCACCACAAACCAAATTGTAGAAAAATTAAAAGGTAGCTTAACCAAAGTTTTAGATACCAGAAAAACTACACCTAATTTACGTTACCTAGAAAAACTTGCTGTTAAAATTGGGGGAGGCGTTAACCACCGTTTTGGTCTTTACGATATGATTTTAATTAAAGATAATCATGTGGATTATGCCGGTGGAATTAAAAATGCTATACAAGCAGCGCAATCTTATATCAAACAACATCAAAAAAAATTACAAATTGAAGTTGAGGTAAGAAATATCAAAGAACTAGAAGAAGTTTTGGCTTGCGGCGGCATAGACAGAATTTTATTAGATAATTTTGGCTTTGATGATTTAAAAGCTGCTGTTAAGCTGGTGAATAAAAGTGTTTTAACAGAAGCCTCTGGAGGTATTACACCAGAAAATGCCATAGATTATGCAAAATGTGGTGTAGATTACATCTCTATGGGAGCATTAACACATTCTGTTAAAAGCTTGGATATGAGTCTTAAAGCTTTAATTTCATAA